The following are encoded together in the Roseivirga misakiensis genome:
- a CDS encoding isoaspartyl peptidase/L-asparaginase family protein has product MADRRKFLKSSIFSGLAVTTAGFSSMACASEPQKKPVKKPIVISTWNHGLDANKSAWQVLSAKGRAVDAVEQGVRVTEADPNNATVGIGGFPDRDGVVTLDACIMDEFENCGSVAFLQNIKHPISVARKVMDDTPHVMLVGEGARQFAVEKGFKEENLLTEKSEKAWKNWLKNQDYKPKINIENHDTIGMVALDDAGNLSGACTTSGAAWKMHGRVGDSPIIGAGLYVDNEIGAVTATGLGEFVIKICGAHMIVELMRQGLAPREACKQAVERIVRKYPDNYKDLQVGFLALSKDGEYGAYAIHKGFNFAVKSEDQEELINAEYYQG; this is encoded by the coding sequence ATGGCAGACAGACGAAAATTCTTGAAATCCTCCATTTTTAGTGGATTAGCGGTAACCACAGCTGGTTTTAGCAGCATGGCTTGTGCTTCGGAACCACAGAAAAAGCCGGTAAAAAAACCGATTGTTATTTCTACTTGGAATCATGGTTTAGACGCTAATAAGTCTGCTTGGCAAGTACTTTCGGCCAAAGGTAGAGCCGTAGATGCGGTAGAGCAAGGTGTACGTGTAACGGAGGCTGACCCTAATAATGCGACCGTTGGTATTGGTGGTTTTCCTGATCGCGATGGCGTGGTGACTTTGGATGCTTGCATCATGGATGAGTTTGAGAACTGTGGATCTGTAGCTTTTCTTCAGAATATAAAGCATCCCATTTCAGTAGCTAGAAAGGTGATGGACGATACACCTCACGTGATGCTTGTTGGTGAGGGAGCGCGTCAATTTGCCGTGGAAAAGGGCTTTAAAGAAGAAAACCTCCTGACAGAAAAGTCAGAAAAAGCATGGAAAAACTGGCTAAAAAACCAAGACTATAAACCGAAGATTAATATCGAAAACCACGATACGATCGGTATGGTAGCCTTAGATGATGCCGGAAACTTGTCAGGCGCATGCACTACCAGTGGTGCCGCTTGGAAAATGCATGGCCGAGTGGGAGACTCACCAATTATTGGAGCAGGGCTTTACGTCGATAACGAAATAGGCGCTGTTACCGCGACAGGCTTAGGTGAGTTTGTTATTAAAATTTGTGGTGCTCATATGATTGTAGAGCTAATGCGCCAAGGCCTGGCACCGCGAGAGGCATGTAAGCAGGCCGTCGAACGTATTGTACGGAAATATCCAGACAATTATAAAGACCTACAGGTAGGCTTTCTTGCCTTGAGTAAGGACGGTGAATACGGAGCATATGCTATTCACAAAGGGTTCAATTTTGCCGTAAAATCAGAGGATCAGGAAGAGCTCATTAATGCGGAATATTACCAAGGGTAA